The proteins below are encoded in one region of Marinobacter sp. F4206:
- a CDS encoding ribonucleotide reductase subunit alpha — protein MISSYRDLVQASRGQTDAQRFLFVFCRAELPDDASVEEKEAFERGEGGALTPVICVDKSPDEAPDFPALVEESRATGQAWDVVFVAAMSGRGGMEPSTDEAQQPLTMMVESIRLGHISNYLPLNTRGEAVALQ, from the coding sequence ATGATCAGTAGCTACAGAGATTTAGTACAAGCAAGCCGCGGCCAGACCGATGCCCAGCGGTTTCTTTTCGTGTTCTGTCGGGCCGAGTTGCCCGACGACGCCTCCGTCGAGGAAAAAGAGGCTTTCGAGCGCGGTGAGGGCGGTGCCCTGACGCCGGTCATCTGCGTGGATAAGTCCCCCGATGAGGCCCCGGATTTCCCGGCGCTTGTGGAGGAGTCCCGCGCGACCGGGCAGGCCTGGGATGTGGTCTTTGTCGCGGCCATGTCGGGACGCGGCGGCATGGAGCCTTCCACCGACGAAGCCCAGCAGCCCCTCACCATGATGGTGGAGTCTATCCGTCTGGGGCATATCTCCAACTACTTGCCGTTGAATACCCGGGGCGAAGCGGTCGCGCTTCAATAG
- a CDS encoding putative zinc-binding protein, translating into MTSRKQRPLIYSCSGCSDVAQLANNVAVRLDHAGEFEMSCISGVGGRVPALVKTARSGRPITVIDGCPLQCALSCLENVGVTPDEHVRLYESGFKKRYGQSYGEAAIRDVCEQVLARRDHAQLIARQA; encoded by the coding sequence ATGACATCAAGAAAGCAACGTCCACTTATCTATTCCTGTTCCGGCTGCTCGGACGTGGCGCAGCTCGCGAACAACGTGGCTGTCAGGCTGGACCACGCCGGCGAGTTCGAAATGTCCTGTATCTCCGGCGTCGGCGGCAGGGTGCCGGCACTGGTGAAGACCGCCCGCTCCGGTCGCCCGATCACGGTAATTGACGGTTGCCCGCTGCAATGCGCCCTGAGCTGCCTTGAAAACGTGGGTGTGACACCGGATGAGCACGTCCGGCTGTATGAATCCGGCTTTAAGAAACGCTATGGGCAGAGTTACGGCGAGGCGGCAATCCGGGACGTCTGCGAGCAGGTCCTTGCGCGTCGTGACCACGCACAACTGATAGCCCGGCAGGCCTAA
- a CDS encoding Crp/Fnr family transcriptional regulator: MPLSIVTSCTTDPVIGFPNPDADDGPEEFSALRRHPLFSDLSSADFRDLSMRTRQIHLEKHELLYRQDTEAKHFYFVVSGRLRLYRLDYSGFERTLDSLETGDCFAEVMIYANPARYACYAESMKRSVVLSIPIQAYRALITARPDYAEKALAHYAARAVSRFHDLEIMTVQNARDRLIRYLIDLLPNGTDQAGEVELPLPKCLVASRLAMQPETFSRILAELKANGLIRVNRSKLFISDPQRLIEVSQ; encoded by the coding sequence ATGCCTTTGTCCATCGTGACCAGTTGTACTACTGACCCGGTTATCGGCTTTCCGAACCCTGACGCTGACGACGGCCCGGAGGAATTTTCAGCACTGCGTCGTCATCCTCTTTTCAGCGACCTGAGCAGCGCAGACTTCCGTGACCTGTCCATGCGTACAAGGCAGATCCACTTGGAGAAACATGAACTGCTTTACCGCCAGGATACCGAAGCCAAGCATTTCTATTTTGTAGTGTCGGGTCGGTTAAGGCTGTACCGGTTGGACTATTCCGGTTTCGAGCGAACGCTTGACAGTCTGGAAACGGGCGACTGTTTCGCCGAGGTCATGATCTACGCCAACCCGGCCCGGTACGCCTGTTACGCGGAATCAATGAAACGCAGTGTGGTCCTGAGCATTCCGATCCAGGCCTACCGGGCACTCATCACGGCACGTCCGGATTACGCTGAGAAGGCACTCGCCCATTACGCGGCGCGCGCAGTCTCTCGGTTCCACGATCTGGAAATCATGACGGTTCAGAATGCCCGTGACCGGCTCATCCGTTATCTGATCGACCTGCTACCCAATGGTACCGACCAGGCCGGCGAAGTGGAGTTGCCATTGCCCAAGTGCCTGGTGGCTTCGCGCCTGGCCATGCAACCGGAGACCTTCTCCCGGATCCTGGCCGAGCTGAAAGCCAACGGCCTGATTCGGGTGAATCGTAGCAAGCTGTTCATCTCCGACCCGCAGCGGTTGATCGAGGTCAGCCAGTAA
- the glp gene encoding gephyrin-like molybdotransferase Glp: MFDCICDIERPSYSGQQAKSLMPVDRAQHALSDMARIVVGREQIPLAHCQGRILARDLYAEETVPPHDNSAMDGYGLKLQDLPADRILAVAQRVPAGVFPAGQEKGTAVRIFTGAPVPAGIDTVVPQEQVNLLADGRIELQMVPALGQNIRRAGEDIQAGSPLLAAGTRLQSAEIGLLASQGISDVNVFAALRVAVVTTGDELVSPGQRLGAGQIYDINSFSLRAALERLGCQVTQTGLVADTFEATRDALANAAESHDLVITTGGVSVGDEDHVRPSVQALGNLHLWGVAMKPGKPFAFGHIGQTPFLGLPGNPMAALVTFEVLAVDFIRQLMGARNRPFLPVPVAAGFARARSNPRQEYLRVMLSSDGGALKADLAGSQSSGVLSVASRADGYLIVPPNNSITEGSHYAFVHRDQLYY, translated from the coding sequence ATGTTCGATTGTATCTGCGATATTGAGCGCCCGTCGTACTCCGGCCAACAGGCAAAGTCGCTGATGCCTGTCGACCGTGCCCAGCATGCCCTGAGTGACATGGCGCGAATTGTGGTGGGCCGGGAGCAGATCCCGCTGGCGCATTGCCAGGGGCGCATTCTCGCTCGAGATCTGTATGCCGAGGAGACCGTGCCGCCTCATGACAACAGCGCTATGGACGGATATGGGTTGAAGCTTCAGGATCTGCCCGCGGACCGGATTCTTGCGGTCGCCCAGCGGGTTCCGGCTGGCGTTTTTCCTGCCGGTCAGGAAAAAGGCACGGCTGTAAGAATCTTTACCGGAGCCCCCGTCCCGGCAGGTATCGATACCGTAGTCCCGCAAGAGCAGGTGAACCTGCTCGCTGATGGCCGAATCGAGCTCCAGATGGTTCCGGCACTGGGGCAGAACATCCGGCGCGCTGGCGAGGACATACAGGCGGGCAGCCCGCTCCTGGCGGCCGGAACCCGCCTCCAGTCGGCTGAAATCGGCCTGCTGGCAAGCCAGGGCATCTCGGACGTCAACGTGTTCGCCGCCCTTCGTGTGGCGGTCGTCACGACGGGTGACGAATTGGTCTCACCCGGCCAACGATTGGGCGCCGGGCAAATCTACGACATCAATTCATTTTCACTGCGGGCAGCCCTGGAGCGTCTGGGCTGCCAGGTTACCCAGACCGGTCTGGTCGCGGATACCTTTGAGGCGACTCGCGACGCCCTCGCCAACGCCGCCGAATCTCACGATCTGGTCATTACTACCGGTGGCGTCTCGGTCGGCGACGAAGATCACGTGCGGCCATCGGTACAGGCCCTGGGGAACCTTCATCTTTGGGGGGTCGCCATGAAGCCCGGCAAGCCCTTCGCTTTCGGCCACATTGGCCAGACTCCCTTTCTGGGATTACCAGGAAACCCCATGGCTGCTCTGGTGACATTCGAGGTTTTAGCCGTGGACTTCATTCGTCAGCTGATGGGCGCCAGAAACCGGCCTTTCCTGCCGGTACCCGTAGCTGCCGGCTTTGCCCGTGCCCGCTCCAATCCCAGGCAGGAATACCTGCGCGTGATGCTCAGCAGCGACGGAGGCGCCCTGAAGGCTGACCTGGCCGGATCCCAGAGTTCGGGCGTGCTGTCCGTGGCCAGCAGGGCCGACGGTTACTTGATCGTTCCACCAAACAACTCCATCACCGAGGGATCGCACTATGCCTTTGTCCATCGTGACCAGTTGTACTACTGA
- the moaB gene encoding molybdenum cofactor biosynthesis protein B encodes MSHASADAPFQPLDIAVLTVSDTRSLTNDQSGDTLQQRLSDGGHRLCDRKLVKDDIYAIRALVSAWIADPEVPVILVTGGTGFSSRDSTPEALLPLFDKTVEGYGELFRQLSFASIGTSTIQSRAVAGLANRTLICAMPGAPRACALAWDEVIGPQLDIRHRPCNFVDQLIPEAEGTCITRSLSGAA; translated from the coding sequence ATGTCACACGCTTCGGCCGACGCGCCTTTTCAGCCGCTCGATATTGCGGTGCTGACCGTCTCCGACACCCGTTCACTGACCAACGACCAGTCGGGCGATACGCTGCAGCAGCGGCTCAGCGATGGCGGGCACCGCCTGTGTGACCGGAAACTGGTAAAAGATGACATCTACGCCATCCGTGCCTTGGTTTCAGCGTGGATCGCAGATCCTGAAGTGCCGGTGATCCTCGTAACGGGCGGCACCGGCTTCTCCAGTCGAGACAGCACACCCGAGGCTCTGCTGCCGCTGTTCGACAAAACGGTTGAGGGCTACGGCGAACTTTTTCGTCAACTGTCCTTCGCCAGCATTGGAACATCCACTATCCAGTCCCGCGCCGTCGCGGGATTGGCCAATCGCACTCTTATCTGCGCCATGCCCGGCGCGCCACGAGCCTGCGCCCTGGCCTGGGACGAGGTCATTGGGCCACAGCTGGATATCCGGCACCGTCCCTGTAATTTCGTCGACCAGCTCATCCCCGAAGCCGAGGGAACCTGCATCACTCGATCTCTCTCGGGAGCAGCGTGA
- a CDS encoding peptidylprolyl isomerase has product MQLIPVGDAEKPRNQFPPVYVGDTLIGEEEIAREMQHHPAEEVDEAWHEAAKSLVLRELLLKQASRLKLDDIADEEDRIARVLELELNVPDPTEQDCERFYAANPVRFRSPTLMAVSHILLAAAPDDVQERIRQEEAGRQLLSALLDGRSRFADLAKQYSACESRHQDGSLGQISKGQTVEEFERPVLSLQEGLSPELIESRYGWHIVRVDQRIDGEQLPYEHVKPQIRQYLSESVTRRAFRQYLQVLAFEYGVHGVDLDLPDTPLMQ; this is encoded by the coding sequence ATGCAACTCATCCCCGTCGGCGACGCCGAAAAACCCAGAAACCAGTTCCCGCCGGTCTACGTGGGTGACACCCTGATCGGAGAGGAGGAGATCGCCCGGGAAATGCAGCACCACCCGGCCGAAGAAGTCGACGAAGCCTGGCACGAAGCGGCAAAAAGCCTCGTTCTCCGCGAACTTCTCCTGAAGCAGGCAAGCCGCCTGAAACTGGATGACATCGCCGATGAAGAAGACCGCATTGCCCGGGTGCTGGAGCTGGAACTCAACGTTCCCGATCCGACTGAGCAGGACTGCGAACGCTTCTACGCGGCGAACCCTGTCCGCTTCCGGAGCCCCACGCTCATGGCAGTCAGCCACATCCTGCTGGCGGCCGCCCCGGACGACGTACAGGAACGGATCCGGCAGGAAGAAGCCGGTCGCCAGTTGCTTTCCGCCCTGCTGGATGGCCGTTCCCGCTTCGCCGATCTGGCCAAACAATACTCTGCCTGCGAGTCCCGACACCAGGACGGCAGTCTGGGCCAGATCAGCAAGGGCCAGACCGTCGAAGAGTTTGAACGACCGGTGCTCAGCCTGCAGGAAGGCCTCAGCCCGGAACTGATCGAGTCCCGGTACGGCTGGCACATCGTCCGTGTGGACCAGCGCATCGATGGCGAACAGTTGCCCTACGAGCACGTCAAACCGCAGATCCGGCAGTACCTGAGCGAGAGCGTGACCAGGCGGGCATTCCGCCAATATCTTCAGGTTCTGGCCTTTGAATATGGCGTGCACGGAGTGGATCTGGATCTGCCCGACACACCGTTGATGCAATAA
- the narI gene encoding respiratory nitrate reductase subunit gamma has product MSYLNTLLFGIYPYVAIAVLVLGTWARYDQGQFTWKAHSSQMLRKKNMVMASVLFHVGVLVIFFGHLVGLLTPHALYEPFMTPGTKQVMAIVVGGIAGVMAIVGGGMLAWRRLTDPRVKASSSFADNMIIVILVIQLALGLLTILPTLGHLDGGTMLKFSAWAQGIFTLQGGVADYIADVHWIYKTHIFLGLTIFVLFPFTRLVHMLSVPVEYFGRKYQVVRKRA; this is encoded by the coding sequence ATGTCTTACCTGAACACACTGCTATTTGGAATCTACCCGTACGTCGCCATCGCGGTACTGGTGCTCGGGACCTGGGCCCGTTATGACCAGGGCCAGTTCACCTGGAAAGCCCATTCCAGTCAGATGCTGCGCAAGAAAAACATGGTGATGGCCAGCGTGCTGTTCCATGTCGGTGTGCTGGTGATCTTCTTCGGCCACCTGGTTGGCCTGCTGACCCCGCACGCGCTCTACGAGCCGTTCATGACCCCTGGCACCAAGCAGGTGATGGCGATCGTAGTCGGAGGCATCGCGGGTGTGATGGCCATTGTTGGTGGCGGCATGTTGGCCTGGCGCCGGCTGACCGACCCGCGCGTGAAGGCCAGCAGCTCATTTGCCGACAACATGATCATCGTGATTCTGGTTATCCAGCTGGCACTGGGCCTGCTCACCATCCTGCCCACCCTGGGCCACCTGGATGGCGGAACCATGCTCAAGTTCTCGGCCTGGGCCCAGGGTATCTTCACCCTGCAGGGCGGTGTGGCGGACTACATTGCCGACGTGCACTGGATCTACAAGACCCACATCTTCCTGGGCCTGACCATCTTCGTGCTCTTCCCGTTCACCCGTCTGGTACACATGTTGAGTGTGCCGGTGGAGTATTTCGGGCGGAAGTACCAGGTGGTGCGCAAGCGCGCGTAA
- the narJ gene encoding nitrate reductase molybdenum cofactor assembly chaperone, producing the protein MQLLKVLARVLEYPTEELQASKDALVAAVLEDTRLPRQNKEQLLRGVEIVCAGDLMDMQENYVGIFDKGRATSLLLFEHVHGESRDRGQAMVDLMEQYRANGLEIDARELPDYLPLFLEYLSTRPWDEIRNWLEDIHHILGLLAERLYQRESFYHVVMDSLLVLSGRKVNRQELAQIVASEERDDTPEALDKVWEEEMVKFVDDQGSSCSTGGVVGQRRRELEQTQTIHLSDQLMTDATPRQAGRA; encoded by the coding sequence ATGCAACTTTTGAAAGTACTGGCACGGGTTCTTGAGTACCCCACTGAAGAGCTCCAGGCCTCCAAGGACGCCCTGGTAGCCGCGGTCCTTGAAGACACCCGGCTGCCCCGGCAGAACAAGGAGCAGCTACTCCGCGGGGTGGAAATCGTGTGCGCCGGCGACCTCATGGACATGCAGGAGAACTACGTCGGCATCTTCGACAAGGGCCGGGCAACGTCCCTGCTGCTGTTCGAACACGTGCACGGGGAATCCCGTGACCGCGGCCAGGCCATGGTGGATCTGATGGAGCAATACCGGGCCAACGGCCTGGAGATTGACGCCAGGGAGCTGCCGGACTACCTGCCGCTGTTCCTGGAATATCTCTCCACCCGCCCGTGGGATGAAATCCGGAACTGGCTGGAGGATATCCACCACATCCTGGGGCTGCTCGCCGAGCGTCTTTACCAGCGTGAGAGCTTCTATCACGTGGTGATGGATTCCCTGCTGGTGCTATCCGGCCGCAAGGTCAATCGCCAGGAGCTGGCGCAGATCGTGGCCTCGGAAGAGCGCGACGACACCCCGGAGGCCCTGGATAAAGTCTGGGAAGAGGAAATGGTGAAGTTTGTCGACGATCAGGGCAGCTCCTGCAGTACCGGCGGCGTTGTAGGCCAGCGCCGCCGCGAACTGGAACAGACCCAGACCATTCACCTGAGTGATCAGCTGATGACGGATGCCACACCCCGTCAGGCAGGGCGCGCCTGA
- the narH gene encoding nitrate reductase subunit beta: MKIRSQVGMVLNLDKCIGCHTCSVTCKNVWTSREGMEYAWFNNVETKPGIGYPKEWENQDKWKGGWMRDSSGKIRPKIGGRFRVLANIFANPDLPEIDDYYEPFDFDYQHLHTAGDSKHQPVARPRSLISGQRMQKIEWGPNWEEILGTEFAKRRKDKNFDQVQADIYGQFENTFMMYLPRLCEHCLNPACVASCPSGAIYKREEDGIVLIDQDKCRGWRMCVSGCPYKKIYFNWKTGKSEKCIFCYPRIEAGMPTVCSETCVGRIRYLGVLLYDADRIEEVASAPGEHELYEKQLEIFLDPFDPKVIEQAKKDGIPMNVIEAAQQSPVYKMAVDWKLALPLHPEYRTLPMVWYVPPLSPIQSAAEAGKVEFDGVLPKIESLRIPVKYLANLLTAGDEKPIVRALKRIMAMRLYKRAETVEGREDLRALEEAGLTKAQADEMYRYLAIANYEDRFVIPTSHRELAKEAFPDATAYGERNGCGFSFGDGCNGDSEFNMFGGRKQTTSMVQKLSTVKQVDPKQLQE; encoded by the coding sequence ATGAAAATCCGTTCCCAAGTCGGCATGGTACTGAACCTGGATAAGTGCATTGGTTGCCACACCTGTTCAGTAACCTGCAAGAACGTCTGGACCAGCCGTGAAGGCATGGAATACGCCTGGTTCAACAACGTCGAGACCAAGCCCGGTATCGGCTACCCGAAAGAGTGGGAGAACCAGGACAAGTGGAAGGGCGGCTGGATGCGTGACAGCTCCGGCAAGATCCGCCCGAAGATCGGTGGCCGTTTCCGGGTCCTGGCGAATATCTTCGCCAACCCGGACCTGCCGGAGATCGATGACTACTACGAGCCGTTCGATTTCGATTACCAGCACCTGCATACCGCGGGCGACAGCAAGCACCAGCCGGTTGCCCGGCCGCGCTCGCTGATCTCCGGCCAGCGCATGCAGAAGATTGAGTGGGGCCCGAACTGGGAGGAGATCCTCGGTACCGAGTTCGCCAAGCGCCGCAAGGACAAGAACTTCGACCAGGTGCAGGCGGACATCTACGGCCAGTTCGAGAACACCTTCATGATGTACCTCCCGCGTCTGTGCGAGCACTGCCTGAACCCGGCCTGTGTGGCCAGCTGCCCGAGCGGTGCCATCTACAAGCGCGAGGAAGACGGCATCGTCCTGATTGATCAGGACAAGTGCCGCGGCTGGCGCATGTGTGTCTCCGGCTGCCCGTACAAGAAGATCTACTTCAACTGGAAAACCGGCAAGTCCGAGAAGTGCATCTTCTGCTACCCGCGCATTGAAGCCGGCATGCCCACCGTGTGCTCCGAGACCTGTGTCGGCCGCATCCGTTACCTCGGCGTGCTGCTGTACGACGCCGACCGTATCGAGGAAGTGGCCAGCGCTCCGGGGGAGCACGAGCTGTATGAGAAGCAGCTGGAAATCTTCCTGGATCCGTTTGACCCGAAAGTGATCGAACAGGCGAAGAAAGACGGCATCCCGATGAATGTCATCGAAGCGGCCCAGCAGAGCCCGGTCTACAAGATGGCCGTGGACTGGAAACTGGCCCTGCCGCTGCACCCGGAATACCGCACCCTGCCGATGGTCTGGTACGTGCCGCCGCTGAGCCCGATCCAGTCGGCGGCGGAAGCCGGCAAGGTCGAGTTTGATGGGGTGCTGCCGAAGATCGAAAGCCTGCGGATCCCGGTCAAGTACCTGGCCAATCTGCTCACCGCCGGTGATGAGAAACCCATCGTGCGTGCCCTCAAGCGGATCATGGCCATGCGCCTGTACAAGCGCGCTGAAACCGTAGAAGGCAGGGAAGACCTGCGGGCCCTTGAGGAGGCTGGGCTCACCAAGGCCCAGGCGGACGAAATGTACCGCTACCTGGCGATTGCCAACTATGAGGACCGGTTCGTGATTCCAACCAGCCACCGCGAGCTGGCCAAAGAAGCCTTCCCGGACGCCACCGCCTATGGCGAGCGCAACGGTTGCGGCTTCAGCTTCGGCGACGGCTGCAACGGGGACAGCGAGTTCAACATGTTCGGTGGCCGCAAGCAGACCACCAGCATGGTGCAGAAGCTGTCGACCGTGAAGCAGGTTGACCCGAAACAGCTGCAGGAATAA